Proteins encoded within one genomic window of Sebastes fasciatus isolate fSebFas1 chromosome 18, fSebFas1.pri, whole genome shotgun sequence:
- the fam110c gene encoding protein FAM110C, with the protein MEATSDTTKILEKGPEYLRKQMELESETKGHMSAVERLAASKLKYVKSEQVANSIQEPVISFGSASVSSTGSSNRSSNPGCGSNSRKATCGAQTASSPGQVRRCSSKKRPDSLLIYRQKCELLRSANDRKHHITRRLLLSSVHKSAPLPEATDKECVTVKITTPEGTAEECSLHVVTPQAARRRNVVKKENSDSGTKVTAGLLTVPEFERRIGKGVSRSHSDISSRYSKNFADFDAFFKYCGLGGEVIESMGKENFSARSDEIAVNLLSVSVSTSDDGFSKNSGDSDGLLEDELHGKIGQGTSVIERNARIIKWLYSCKNAIETGKKLRDLN; encoded by the coding sequence ATGGAGGCAACCAGCGATACCACAAAGATCCTGGAGAAGGGTCCCGAATACCTTCGAAAGCAAATGGAACTGGAGAGCGAGACTAAAGGACACATGAGTGCCGTGGAGAGGCTTGCTGCGAGCAAGCTGAAATATGTCAAAAGCGAACAGGTGGCCAACTCAATTCAGGAGCCGGTCATCAGTTTTGGATCAGCCTCTGTGAGTAGCACTGGGTCCTCTAACCGGAGCTCGAACCCTGGTTGTGGGAGTAACTCAAGAAAGGCTACATGTGGTGCACAAACCGCCAGCTCACCAGGGCAGGTACGTCGGTGCAGCTCCAAAAAACGACCAGACTCCCTTCTGATTTACAGGCAGAAATGTGAGTTACTGAGATCAGCGAATGACCGGAAACATCACATAACACGCAGGTTGCTGCTCAGCTCTGTGCATAAAAGTGCTCCGTTACCTGAGGCAACGGATAAGGAGTGTGTGACTGTAAAAATCACCACACCTGAGGGAACAGCAGAGGAATGCAGCTTACATGTAGTGACCCCTCaagcagcgaggaggaggaatgtagtaaagaaagaaaacagtgaTTCTGGGACAAAGGTCACAGCCGGGCTCCTAACTGTTCCTGAGTTTGAAAGGAGGATTGGCAAAGGGGTCAGTCGGTCTCACTCCGACATCAGCTCCAGGTACTCCAAAAACTTTGCAGACTTTGATGCTTTTTTCAAGTACTGCGGGCTGGGCGGCGAGGTTATCGAGTCTATGGGGAAGGAGAACTTCTCGGCACGCTCAGATGAGATTGCGGTAAACCTACTGAGTGTCAGCGTCTCTACGTCAGACGACGGCTTCTCCAAAAACAGTGGTGACAGTGACGGGCTACTGGAGGATGAGTTGCATGGAAAGATAGGTCAGGGGACATCAGTTATTGAGCGCAATGCAAGGATTATCAAATGGCTGTACAGCTGCAAAAATGCAATAGAGACTGGAAAAAAGTTAAGAGACCTCAATTGA